Proteins encoded by one window of Chromobacterium violaceum ATCC 12472:
- a CDS encoding lytic polysaccharide monooxygenase: protein MKPQWRLPLAMTLGCLSAPSWPHGSMEVPVSRAYGCFQEGPEAPISSACREAKRVGGAQAMYDWNAINQTPAGDNHQALVPDGALCGGGKAEFKGFNLARSDWRATSIVPDAKGDYEFVFQATAPHATKYFRLYVTRDGWNPSTPLKWSDLTLFGAYNGNPPLDVGNRYRMTMRLPAGKTGRHIIYSVWKRSDSEEAFYACSDVSFGHTTALPIDNPWKEIGSVIAHQNLPAGSSATLRVFDSLGRDAETHTVALNAASAQAANWPYELARKVNAASKAIRIGVISQQRRNVSVFPVHDAANRVYLNDGYRGYRYQIDLNERS, encoded by the coding sequence ATGAAACCGCAATGGCGTCTTCCCCTAGCGATGACCCTGGGTTGCCTGAGCGCGCCCTCATGGCCCCATGGCAGCATGGAGGTTCCGGTCAGCCGCGCCTACGGCTGCTTTCAGGAAGGCCCGGAAGCGCCCATATCCTCGGCCTGCCGGGAAGCCAAGCGCGTCGGCGGCGCCCAGGCGATGTACGACTGGAACGCGATCAACCAGACTCCCGCCGGCGACAATCACCAGGCCCTGGTGCCGGACGGCGCGCTATGCGGCGGCGGGAAGGCCGAATTCAAGGGCTTCAATCTGGCGCGCAGCGACTGGCGCGCCACCAGCATCGTGCCGGACGCCAAGGGCGATTACGAATTCGTCTTCCAGGCCACGGCGCCGCACGCGACCAAGTACTTCAGGCTCTATGTAACCCGAGACGGCTGGAATCCATCCACGCCGCTGAAATGGTCGGATCTGACGCTGTTCGGCGCCTATAACGGCAATCCGCCGCTGGACGTCGGCAATCGCTACCGCATGACGATGCGGCTGCCCGCCGGCAAGACCGGCCGGCACATCATCTACAGCGTCTGGAAGCGCTCGGACAGCGAGGAAGCGTTCTACGCCTGCTCCGATGTCAGCTTCGGCCATACCACGGCATTGCCGATCGATAATCCGTGGAAGGAAATCGGCAGCGTCATCGCGCACCAAAACCTGCCCGCAGGCAGCAGCGCCACGCTGCGCGTGTTCGACAGCCTGGGCCGCGACGCCGAGACGCACACCGTGGCGCTGAACGCCGCTTCCGCCCAGGCCGCCAACTGGCCTTACGAGCTGGCGCGGAAGGTCAACGCCGCCTCCAAGGCCATCCGCATCGGCGTGATCAGCCAGCAGCGGCGAAACGTCTCCGTCTTTCCGGTACACGACGCCGCCAATCGCGTCTACCTGAACGACGGCTACAGAGGCTACCGCTACCAGATCGACCTGAATGAGCGAAGCTGA
- a CDS encoding lytic polysaccharide monooxygenase produces the protein MKLHWHLPAALALSCLSAPLWAHGTMEIPINRTYSCFLEGPEAPKTPACQAAKQAGGTQAMYDWNGINQNPSGDNHQAVVPDGTLCGGGKAEFKGFNLAREDWRTTNIVPDANGNYEFIYKATAPHATKYFKFYVTKNGWNPTQALKWSDLELFGTVNGNPQQDAGKRYHMTLKLPQGKTGKHIIFNVWKRSDSEEAFYSCSDVNFGGDAAPPTANPWKEIGSVAARENLPAGSSATLRVFDGQGRDAEKHTVALNVSSGQTANWPYELAQKVNAASRAIRIGVLKSQQRAVSIVPVKDATANRVYLNDGYPGYGFAIDLNKGDGGVATPPAANSWKEGGKYAAGQVVSYQGRSYRCLQAHTAWAGAGWTPSTQSTLWQAI, from the coding sequence ATGAAACTGCATTGGCATCTACCCGCCGCGCTGGCCCTGAGCTGCCTGAGCGCCCCGCTGTGGGCCCACGGCACGATGGAAATTCCGATCAACCGCACCTACAGCTGCTTCCTGGAAGGTCCCGAAGCCCCCAAGACTCCCGCCTGCCAGGCCGCCAAACAGGCGGGCGGCACCCAGGCGATGTACGACTGGAACGGCATCAACCAGAACCCGTCCGGCGACAACCACCAGGCGGTGGTGCCGGACGGCACGCTGTGCGGCGGCGGCAAAGCCGAATTCAAGGGCTTCAACCTGGCTCGCGAGGATTGGCGCACGACCAACATCGTGCCGGACGCCAACGGCAACTACGAATTCATCTACAAGGCCACCGCGCCGCACGCCACCAAGTACTTCAAGTTTTACGTGACCAAAAACGGCTGGAATCCGACGCAAGCGTTGAAATGGTCGGACCTGGAGCTGTTCGGCACCGTCAACGGCAATCCGCAACAAGACGCCGGCAAGCGCTACCACATGACGCTGAAGCTGCCGCAAGGCAAGACTGGAAAGCACATCATCTTCAACGTCTGGAAACGATCGGACAGCGAGGAGGCGTTCTATTCGTGCTCCGACGTCAACTTCGGCGGCGACGCTGCGCCGCCGACGGCCAATCCGTGGAAGGAGATCGGCAGCGTCGCCGCGCGCGAAAACCTGCCGGCGGGCAGCAGCGCCACGCTGCGCGTGTTCGACGGCCAGGGCCGCGACGCCGAAAAACACACGGTGGCGCTGAATGTCTCATCCGGCCAGACCGCCAACTGGCCGTACGAGTTGGCGCAGAAGGTCAACGCCGCTTCGCGGGCCATCCGCATCGGCGTGCTGAAATCGCAGCAACGCGCCGTTTCCATCGTCCCGGTGAAAGACGCCACCGCCAACCGCGTTTACCTGAACGACGGCTACCCGGGCTATGGCTTCGCGATCGACCTGAACAAGGGCGACGGCGGCGTCGCCACGCCGCCCGCGGCCAACAGCTGGAAGGAAGGCGGGAAATACGCGGCCGGCCAGGTGGTCAGCTACCAGGGCCGCTCATACCGCTGCCTGCAGGCCCATACCGCCTGGGCCGGCGCCGGCTGGACGCCGTCTACCCAGTCCACGCTGTGGCAAGCCATCTGA
- a CDS encoding GntR family transcriptional regulator yields MENRWQALKPDENLSTPLYLQLSRKLADAINAGWWQADEALPSERTFSEELGISRVTARKAMDVLLEQGMIRRRQGSGTFITPRLEQPLSRLTGFTEQLRLRGFVPSSVWLERGVFPPSNEEVIKLGLSPTSMVARLKRQRLADGVVMAIEMSTMPVAYLPDPQAVGTSLYAHLDATGHSVVRALQHIRAVNASGDVAQLAGIRPGEAMLLITRIGFNADNVAIELTDTYCRNDYYDFVAELKR; encoded by the coding sequence ATGGAAAACCGCTGGCAAGCATTGAAACCGGATGAAAACCTGAGCACTCCGCTGTATCTGCAGCTGTCGCGCAAGCTGGCCGACGCGATCAACGCCGGCTGGTGGCAGGCGGACGAGGCGCTGCCGTCGGAGCGGACGTTTTCGGAAGAGCTGGGCATCTCGCGGGTGACCGCGCGCAAGGCGATGGACGTGTTGCTGGAGCAGGGCATGATCCGCCGGCGCCAGGGATCGGGCACCTTCATCACGCCCAGGCTGGAGCAGCCGCTGTCGCGGTTGACCGGCTTCACCGAGCAGCTGAGGCTGCGCGGCTTCGTGCCGTCGTCGGTGTGGCTGGAGCGCGGGGTATTCCCGCCCAGCAATGAGGAAGTGATCAAGCTGGGGCTGTCGCCGACCTCGATGGTGGCGCGGCTGAAGCGCCAGCGCCTCGCCGACGGCGTGGTGATGGCGATAGAAATGAGCACGATGCCGGTCGCGTATCTGCCCGACCCGCAGGCGGTGGGCACTTCGCTGTACGCCCATCTGGACGCGACCGGGCATTCGGTGGTGCGGGCGCTGCAGCACATCCGGGCGGTGAACGCTTCCGGGGACGTGGCCCAGCTTGCGGGCATCCGTCCCGGCGAGGCGATGCTGCTGATCACCCGCATCGGCTTCAACGCCGACAATGTGGCGATCGAGCTGACCGACACCTATTGCCGCAACGATTATTACGATTTCGTAGCAGAACTGAAACGATGA
- the nagA gene encoding N-acetylglucosamine-6-phosphate deacetylase — translation MTETQTLQGRILTASGWMDGAVRLAADGRIAAIDARLASGRQPERYILPGFIDLHVHGGGGVDIMEGGAAVNHVARLHARFGTTSLLATTMTAPPEEISRVLADIGRCSRERAPGGSRVLGVHLEGPYINPGKLGAQPDDACQAAMAQIDGYRALAPISLITLAPEIPGHLDIIRTLSAQGVRMQMGHTLGSYEQAVAALEQGASGFTHLFNAMTGLHHREPGMVGAALAHAEYAELIPDLLHVHPGAIRTALRAIPRLYCVTDSTAAAGMPDGQYKLGSHAVTKCMGGVRLADGTLAGSTLTMDQALRNLVSIGLPLADASNRLSLYPADYLGLADRGRLEAGAWADIAVLDAELNLQQVYVEGEEIGLVDA, via the coding sequence ATGACTGAAACGCAGACCTTGCAGGGCCGCATCCTGACCGCTTCCGGCTGGATGGACGGCGCAGTGCGCCTGGCGGCCGACGGCCGCATCGCCGCGATAGACGCCCGGCTGGCGTCGGGCCGCCAGCCCGAGCGCTACATCCTGCCCGGCTTCATCGATCTGCACGTGCACGGCGGCGGCGGCGTGGACATCATGGAGGGCGGCGCCGCCGTCAACCATGTGGCCCGGCTGCACGCCCGCTTCGGCACCACCTCCCTGCTGGCCACCACGATGACCGCGCCGCCGGAGGAGATTTCCCGCGTGCTGGCCGACATCGGCCGCTGCAGCCGGGAGCGGGCGCCGGGCGGCAGCCGCGTGCTGGGCGTGCACCTGGAAGGTCCGTACATCAATCCCGGCAAACTGGGCGCCCAGCCCGACGACGCCTGTCAGGCGGCGATGGCGCAGATAGACGGCTACCGCGCGCTGGCGCCGATCTCGCTGATCACGCTGGCGCCGGAAATCCCGGGGCACCTCGACATCATCCGCACGCTGAGCGCCCAGGGCGTCAGGATGCAGATGGGCCACACCCTCGGCAGCTACGAGCAGGCGGTGGCCGCGCTGGAGCAGGGCGCGTCCGGCTTCACCCATCTCTTCAACGCCATGACCGGCCTGCATCACCGCGAGCCGGGCATGGTGGGCGCGGCGCTGGCGCATGCCGAGTACGCCGAGCTGATTCCCGATTTGCTCCACGTCCATCCCGGCGCCATCCGCACCGCGTTGCGCGCGATCCCGCGCCTCTATTGCGTCACCGACTCCACCGCCGCCGCCGGCATGCCCGACGGACAGTACAAGCTGGGTTCGCACGCGGTCACCAAGTGCATGGGCGGGGTGCGCCTGGCCGACGGCACGCTGGCCGGCAGCACGCTGACCATGGATCAGGCGCTGCGCAACCTGGTGTCCATCGGCCTGCCGCTGGCCGACGCCTCCAACCGCCTGTCGCTGTACCCGGCCGATTATCTGGGGCTGGCCGACCGCGGCCGGCTAGAGGCCGGGGCCTGGGCCGACATCGCGGTGCTGGATGCCGAACTGAATCTGCAGCAAGTCTATGTTGAGGGAGAAGAAATTGGCCTCGTTGATGCTTGA
- a CDS encoding SIS domain-containing protein yields MASLMLEEALYSAEAVAAQHMYADEGLAALGRELARIRPRLALTVARGSSDHAASYFAYLVMQRLGIPVVSLPMSLVTLHQSPLAVDGQLAVALSQSGQSPDLVDTMKALSAAGAHTVALVNKQQSPLAECCDWAVPLCAGEEKSVAATKSYITALSAVARLVAHWQADEKLLAALANLPQRLQDAAGQDWSAAIDVLKPAERIMVVGRGLGFAVALEAALKFKETCAIQAEAFSGAEIKHGPMALIDDGYPLLVFAPRGPEQQGLIDLAEEMRGRGARVLLAAPDNVSSRDLTLAVADDEALDPLLAIQSFYLMAARLSEARGLNPDLPRHLSKVTRTR; encoded by the coding sequence TTGGCCTCGTTGATGCTTGAGGAAGCGCTGTATTCCGCCGAAGCGGTCGCCGCGCAACACATGTACGCCGATGAGGGCCTGGCCGCGCTGGGGCGCGAGCTGGCCCGCATCCGCCCGCGCCTGGCGCTCACTGTCGCCCGCGGCAGCTCCGACCACGCCGCCAGCTATTTCGCTTATCTGGTGATGCAGCGGCTGGGCATCCCGGTGGTGTCGCTGCCGATGTCGCTGGTCACCCTGCACCAGTCGCCGCTGGCGGTGGACGGCCAGTTGGCCGTCGCCTTGTCGCAATCCGGCCAGAGCCCGGACCTGGTGGACACCATGAAGGCCTTGTCCGCCGCCGGCGCCCACACCGTGGCGCTGGTCAACAAGCAGCAGTCGCCGCTGGCCGAGTGCTGCGACTGGGCGGTGCCGCTGTGCGCCGGCGAGGAGAAGAGCGTCGCCGCCACCAAGAGCTACATCACCGCGCTGTCCGCCGTCGCGCGCCTGGTCGCCCACTGGCAGGCCGACGAGAAGCTGCTGGCCGCGCTGGCCAACCTGCCGCAGCGGCTGCAGGACGCAGCCGGCCAGGACTGGTCGGCCGCGATCGACGTGCTGAAGCCGGCGGAGCGCATCATGGTGGTCGGCCGCGGCCTGGGCTTCGCCGTGGCGCTGGAGGCGGCGCTGAAATTCAAGGAGACCTGCGCCATCCAGGCCGAGGCCTTCTCCGGCGCCGAGATCAAGCACGGGCCGATGGCGCTGATCGACGACGGCTACCCGCTGCTGGTGTTCGCGCCGCGCGGTCCGGAACAGCAGGGCCTGATCGATCTGGCCGAGGAAATGCGCGGCCGCGGCGCGCGCGTGCTGCTGGCCGCGCCGGACAATGTGTCCAGCCGCGACCTGACGCTGGCGGTGGCCGACGACGAGGCGCTGGACCCGCTGCTGGCGATCCAGAGCTTTTATCTGATGGCGGCCCGCCTGTCCGAGGCGCGCGGCCTGAATCCGGACCTGCCGCGCCATCTGTCCAAGGTGACCCGCACCCGTTGA
- the ptsP gene encoding phosphoenolpyruvate--protein phosphotransferase, translated as MTTTLELLAPFSGPAIALDRVPDPVFAGLMMGDGLAIEPLSPTLLAPCSGAVAQLARTGHALTLAADNGAEVLIHIGIDTVKLEGRGFRPLVAVGDKVTAGQPLIEVDLDAVARRAPSLQTMVVIANSEQFRFPRRAEGLLEAGRSHFLTLAAREAVSPRESAGGPERRGEATVRHEGGLHARPSALVQQAAKRREAEVFIEFAGKRANARSVVALMGLGVAEDDRVAVIASGHDADAALADVIEALQTRSEAGHAAVAPAEAREPVAGYLAGVAAAPGLAIGRAVRLDAFEMPLPEQGAGEAAERAALAAALRRVRDAISSGIDAALRRGATAESDIFAAHLALLDDPELLSAAEADIAAGRGAGFGFRRAVRAQCAVLAGLGNPLLAERVADLKDIERQVLVALYGEPEQGPELFDDSILVAEDLAPSELTRLPPGKVAGIVTAAGGASGHVAILARALGIPALVACGPSALALQPGQTLVLDARAGLANPQPTPSDLAAARAEIDKLAARRRAMQASANAPAITVDGVAIEVAVNIANADDAREGVAHGADAVGLLRTEFLFIDRRDAPTEAEQTAAYQAVLDALDGRHAIIRTLDVGGDKEVPYLQLPLEPNPALGLRGIRTGFAYPDMLDAQLRALLAVKPLSRLRILVPMITDVGELIRLRERIEQLAGEMSLSERPQLGVMVEVPSAALLADQLAKHADFLSIGSNDLTQYTLAMDRCNATLAARIDSMHPGLLRLIAITVEGAKKYGKWVGVCGAMASDPQAVPVLIGLGVAELSVSPRLVPEVKSLVRGLSRRHCEEEALRLLALGSPQAVRGRVTELWPGV; from the coding sequence ATGACCACTACGCTCGAACTGCTGGCGCCGTTCTCCGGGCCGGCGATCGCTCTCGACCGCGTGCCGGACCCAGTGTTCGCCGGCCTGATGATGGGAGATGGCCTGGCCATCGAGCCCTTGTCGCCGACGCTGCTGGCGCCCTGTAGCGGCGCGGTGGCCCAGCTGGCCCGCACCGGCCACGCGCTGACCCTCGCCGCCGACAACGGCGCCGAGGTGCTGATCCACATCGGCATCGACACCGTCAAGCTGGAGGGCCGCGGCTTCCGTCCGCTGGTCGCCGTCGGCGACAAGGTGACGGCTGGCCAGCCGCTGATCGAAGTGGACCTGGACGCGGTGGCGCGCCGGGCGCCGTCGCTGCAGACCATGGTGGTCATCGCCAATTCCGAGCAATTCCGTTTTCCCCGCCGTGCCGAAGGCCTGCTCGAAGCGGGCCGTTCGCACTTCCTGACCCTGGCGGCTCGCGAGGCCGTCTCCCCTCGCGAGTCCGCCGGCGGCCCGGAGCGCCGCGGCGAGGCCACGGTGCGCCACGAGGGCGGCCTGCACGCGCGGCCGTCGGCGCTGGTGCAGCAGGCGGCCAAGCGGCGCGAGGCCGAGGTGTTCATCGAATTTGCCGGCAAGCGGGCCAACGCCCGCAGCGTGGTGGCGCTGATGGGGCTGGGCGTGGCGGAGGACGACCGCGTCGCAGTCATCGCCAGCGGCCATGACGCCGACGCGGCGCTGGCCGACGTGATCGAGGCGTTGCAAACCCGCAGCGAAGCCGGCCATGCCGCCGTGGCGCCGGCTGAGGCCCGCGAACCGGTCGCCGGATATCTCGCCGGCGTGGCCGCCGCGCCGGGCCTGGCCATCGGCCGCGCGGTGCGGCTGGACGCTTTCGAGATGCCGCTGCCCGAACAGGGCGCGGGCGAGGCTGCCGAGCGCGCCGCGCTGGCGGCGGCGCTCCGCCGGGTGCGGGACGCCATTTCGTCCGGCATCGACGCGGCGCTGCGCCGCGGCGCCACGGCGGAAAGCGACATCTTCGCCGCCCACCTGGCCTTGCTGGACGACCCCGAGCTGCTGTCCGCCGCCGAAGCCGACATCGCCGCCGGCCGCGGCGCCGGCTTCGGCTTTCGCCGCGCGGTGCGCGCCCAGTGCGCGGTGCTGGCCGGCCTGGGCAACCCATTGCTGGCCGAGCGGGTGGCCGATCTGAAAGACATCGAGCGCCAGGTGCTGGTGGCGCTGTACGGCGAGCCGGAGCAGGGACCGGAGCTGTTCGACGACTCCATCCTGGTGGCCGAGGACCTGGCGCCGTCCGAACTGACGCGGCTGCCGCCCGGCAAGGTGGCCGGCATCGTCACCGCCGCCGGCGGCGCCAGCGGCCATGTCGCCATCCTGGCGCGGGCGCTGGGCATCCCGGCGCTGGTGGCCTGCGGCCCGTCGGCGCTGGCGCTGCAGCCAGGCCAGACCCTGGTGCTGGACGCGCGCGCCGGCCTCGCCAATCCCCAGCCCACCCCGTCCGACCTGGCCGCCGCCCGCGCCGAGATCGACAAGCTGGCGGCGAGGCGCCGCGCGATGCAGGCGTCGGCCAACGCGCCGGCCATCACCGTGGATGGCGTGGCGATCGAGGTGGCAGTCAACATCGCCAACGCCGACGACGCGCGCGAGGGCGTCGCCCACGGCGCCGACGCGGTGGGCCTGCTGCGCACCGAGTTCCTGTTCATCGACCGCCGCGACGCGCCGACCGAGGCCGAGCAGACTGCCGCCTACCAAGCGGTGCTGGACGCGTTGGACGGCCGCCACGCCATCATCCGCACGCTGGACGTGGGCGGCGACAAGGAGGTGCCTTACCTGCAACTGCCGCTGGAACCGAACCCGGCGCTGGGGCTGCGCGGCATCCGCACCGGCTTCGCCTATCCGGACATGCTGGATGCCCAGCTGCGCGCGCTGCTGGCGGTGAAGCCGCTGTCGCGGCTGCGCATCCTGGTGCCGATGATCACCGACGTCGGCGAGCTGATCCGGCTACGGGAGCGCATCGAGCAGCTGGCCGGCGAAATGAGTCTTTCCGAGCGGCCGCAGCTGGGCGTGATGGTGGAGGTGCCGTCGGCGGCGCTGCTGGCCGACCAATTGGCGAAGCACGCCGATTTCCTGTCCATCGGCAGCAACGACCTGACCCAGTACACGCTGGCGATGGACCGCTGCAACGCCACGCTGGCCGCGCGCATCGACTCCATGCATCCCGGCCTGCTGCGTCTGATCGCCATCACGGTGGAAGGCGCGAAAAAGTATGGCAAATGGGTGGGCGTGTGCGGCGCGATGGCGTCGGACCCGCAGGCGGTGCCGGTGCTGATCGGCCTGGGCGTCGCCGAGCTGTCGGTCAGCCCGCGCCTGGTGCCGGAAGTGAAGAGCCTGGTGCGCGGGCTGTCGCGCCGGCATTGCGAGGAAGAGGCGCTGCGGCTGCTGGCGCTGGGATCGCCGCAGGCGGTGCGCGGCAGGGTGACGGAACTGTGGCCCGGCGTATGA
- the nagE gene encoding N-acetylglucosamine-specific PTS transporter subunit IIBC, protein MSTLNKFAGIQQLGRALMLPIAVLPVAGLLLRLGQPDLLDIKFMAQAGDAIFGNLALIFAIGVAVGFAKDGNGTSGLAGAIGYLVLTAVLKVIDDKINMGVLSGILSGLIAGYLYNRYKDIKLPSYLAFFGGKRFVPIVTGFGMLVLGAVLGYAWPPVQHGIDAVGKWLIATGEVGVFFYGVLNRILIVTGLHHILNNIVWFQVGDFTNAAGKVVHGDLTRFFAGDKTAGMFMAGMFPVMMFGLPAACLAMYRTAKPENRAAVGGLLFSMALTAMLTGVTEPVEFAFMFLAPVLYGIHAVLTGVSMAVMQMLGVKLGFGFSAGLFDYVINYGIATKPLLLLPVGAVYFAVYYALFVFFIRKFDLKTPGREDAAVTVAEVKAGTSRARAFIDALGGAANLKSVDACTTRLRLQVASNEKVNEAALKALGSRGLIKPAAGSVQVVLGPEADLIADEIRGALGNAAAEPQAAVSAVAETLASAAAAGGASIDKARWLAALGGAGNVRKIEAVAGSRLRVEVADAALVDQAALQALGASGVTAVSSSLLHVVLQVDAAPYAAVLQG, encoded by the coding sequence GTGAGTACTCTTAACAAGTTTGCAGGCATCCAGCAACTGGGGCGCGCCCTGATGCTGCCGATCGCCGTGCTGCCGGTGGCCGGCCTGTTGCTGCGTCTGGGCCAGCCCGACCTGTTGGACATCAAGTTCATGGCGCAGGCGGGCGACGCCATCTTCGGCAATCTGGCTCTGATCTTCGCCATCGGCGTGGCGGTCGGCTTCGCCAAGGATGGCAACGGCACTTCCGGCCTGGCCGGCGCCATCGGCTACCTGGTGCTGACCGCGGTGCTGAAAGTGATCGACGACAAGATCAATATGGGCGTGCTGTCCGGCATCCTGTCCGGTCTGATCGCGGGCTATCTGTACAACCGCTACAAGGACATCAAGCTGCCCAGCTACCTGGCCTTCTTCGGCGGCAAGCGCTTCGTGCCCATCGTCACCGGCTTCGGCATGCTGGTGCTCGGGGCGGTCCTCGGCTATGCCTGGCCGCCGGTGCAGCATGGCATCGACGCCGTGGGCAAGTGGCTGATCGCCACCGGCGAGGTGGGCGTGTTCTTCTACGGCGTGCTCAACCGCATCCTGATCGTCACCGGCCTGCACCATATCCTGAACAATATCGTGTGGTTCCAGGTCGGCGATTTCACCAACGCCGCCGGCAAGGTGGTGCATGGCGACCTGACCCGCTTCTTCGCCGGCGACAAGACGGCCGGCATGTTCATGGCCGGCATGTTCCCGGTGATGATGTTCGGCCTGCCGGCCGCCTGCCTGGCGATGTACCGCACCGCCAAGCCGGAGAACCGCGCCGCCGTCGGCGGCCTGCTGTTCTCCATGGCCCTGACCGCGATGCTGACCGGCGTCACCGAGCCGGTGGAGTTCGCCTTCATGTTCCTGGCCCCGGTGCTCTACGGCATCCACGCGGTGCTGACCGGCGTTTCCATGGCCGTCATGCAGATGCTGGGCGTGAAGCTGGGCTTCGGCTTCTCCGCCGGCCTGTTCGACTATGTCATCAACTATGGTATCGCCACCAAGCCGCTGCTGCTGCTGCCGGTGGGCGCGGTCTACTTCGCCGTCTACTATGCGCTGTTCGTGTTCTTCATCCGCAAGTTCGATCTGAAGACGCCGGGCCGCGAGGATGCCGCCGTGACGGTCGCCGAGGTCAAAGCCGGCACTAGCCGCGCGCGCGCCTTCATCGATGCGCTGGGCGGCGCCGCCAACCTGAAGTCGGTGGACGCCTGCACCACCCGCCTGCGCCTGCAGGTGGCCAGCAATGAAAAGGTCAACGAGGCCGCGCTGAAGGCGCTGGGCTCGCGCGGCCTGATCAAGCCGGCCGCCGGCAGCGTGCAGGTGGTGCTGGGACCGGAGGCGGACCTGATCGCCGACGAGATCCGCGGCGCGCTGGGCAACGCCGCCGCCGAGCCGCAAGCGGCCGTTTCGGCTGTGGCCGAGACGCTGGCGTCCGCGGCGGCGGCCGGTGGCGCCAGCATCGACAAGGCGCGCTGGCTGGCCGCGCTGGGCGGTGCCGGCAATGTGCGCAAGATCGAGGCGGTGGCCGGCAGCCGGCTGCGGGTGGAGGTGGCCGACGCCGCGCTGGTCGACCAGGCCGCGCTGCAGGCGCTGGGCGCCAGCGGCGTCACCGCGGTGTCCTCCAGCCTGCTGCACGTGGTGCTGCAAGTCGACGCCGCGCCGTACGCCGCGGTTTTGCAAGGATGA
- the gap gene encoding type I glyceraldehyde-3-phosphate dehydrogenase: MAIKVGINGFGRIGRMVFRAIAKDFPELEVVGINDLLDPEYLAYMLKYDSVHGRFQGDVKVEGGSLVVNGKTIRLTAEKDPANLKWNEVNAEIVIDCTGFFLTKEGCQKHIDAGAKKVVQSAPSKDDTPMFVYGVNHDKYAGETIVSAASCTTNCLAPVAKVLHDNWGIKRGLMSTVHAATATQKTVDGPSSKDWRGGRGILENIIPSSTGAAKAVGKVIPELNKKLTGMAFRVPTSDVSVVDLTVELEKEADYADICKAMKAASEGELKGVLGYTDEKVVSTDFVGNTAPSTFDADAGIALDKTFIKVVAWYDNEYGYTCNMLRFVKHVAG, encoded by the coding sequence ATGGCTATCAAAGTCGGTATCAACGGTTTCGGTCGTATCGGTCGCATGGTGTTCCGCGCGATCGCCAAGGATTTCCCCGAGCTGGAAGTGGTCGGCATCAACGACCTGCTGGATCCGGAATACCTGGCCTACATGCTGAAGTACGACTCGGTGCACGGCCGCTTCCAGGGCGATGTGAAGGTCGAGGGCGGCAGCCTGGTGGTCAACGGCAAGACCATCCGCCTGACCGCGGAGAAAGACCCGGCCAATCTGAAGTGGAACGAGGTGAACGCCGAGATCGTCATCGACTGCACCGGCTTCTTCCTGACCAAGGAAGGCTGCCAGAAGCACATCGACGCCGGCGCCAAGAAAGTGGTGCAGTCGGCGCCGTCCAAGGACGACACGCCGATGTTCGTCTATGGCGTCAACCATGACAAATACGCCGGCGAAACCATCGTCTCCGCCGCTTCCTGCACCACCAACTGTCTGGCCCCGGTGGCCAAGGTGCTGCACGACAACTGGGGCATCAAGCGCGGCCTGATGAGCACCGTGCACGCCGCCACCGCCACCCAGAAGACCGTGGACGGCCCGTCCTCCAAGGACTGGCGCGGCGGCCGCGGCATCCTGGAAAACATCATCCCTTCGTCCACCGGCGCCGCCAAGGCCGTGGGCAAGGTGATTCCGGAACTGAACAAGAAGCTGACCGGCATGGCCTTCCGCGTGCCGACTTCCGACGTGTCCGTGGTCGACTTGACCGTGGAGCTGGAGAAGGAAGCCGACTACGCCGACATCTGCAAGGCGATGAAGGCCGCGTCCGAAGGCGAACTGAAGGGCGTGCTGGGCTACACCGATGAAAAAGTGGTGTCGACCGACTTCGTCGGCAACACCGCGCCGTCCACTTTCGACGCCGACGCCGGCATCGCGCTGGACAAGACCTTCATCAAGGTGGTGGCCTGGTACGACAACGAGTACGGCTACACCTGCAACATGCTGCGCTTCGTCAAGCACGTGGCAGGTTGA
- a CDS encoding Lrp/AsnC family transcriptional regulator: protein MDRFDRKILAALHENARISFAELARRVNLSAPAVADRVAKLEQSGVITGYHARIDPNRVGLPISCLIELTVKHLEYYVVIDEIRKTPEVIECASITGTSGLMIRVAVDTMPALQALIARLMQFGDTKTSIIIDMPVPPRMPALQEDE from the coding sequence ATGGATAGATTCGACCGCAAAATCCTCGCTGCGCTGCACGAAAATGCCAGAATCAGCTTCGCCGAACTGGCGCGGCGGGTGAACCTGTCGGCGCCGGCGGTGGCCGACCGGGTGGCCAAATTGGAGCAGTCCGGCGTGATCACCGGCTACCACGCCCGCATCGACCCCAACCGCGTCGGCCTGCCGATTTCCTGCCTGATCGAATTGACAGTCAAGCACCTGGAGTACTACGTGGTGATAGACGAGATCCGCAAGACGCCCGAAGTGATAGAGTGCGCGTCCATCACCGGCACCAGCGGCCTGATGATACGGGTGGCGGTGGACACCATGCCGGCGCTGCAGGCGCTGATCGCGCGGCTGATGCAGTTCGGCGACACCAAGACCTCGATCATCATCGACATGCCGGTGCCGCCGCGCATGCCCGCGCTGCAGGAAGACGAATGA